In one window of Mycteria americana isolate JAX WOST 10 ecotype Jacksonville Zoo and Gardens chromosome 24, USCA_MyAme_1.0, whole genome shotgun sequence DNA:
- the NFILZ gene encoding NFIL3 like protein, translating to MENFMAPLSTVSELAFQQSKAKLLHSKVSGPSRRKREFMPDEKKDNMYWEKRRKNNEAAKRSREKRRLNDFAMESQLAALSEENAILRTELLSLKLRFGLISPDTSTYQGHSLQDFLGVYFRGRRAASPLLEAEPFAGESCFFTTKSFVPKVLEPADFSCKTFGPSRNILGCEAKPAPMDAPGLQQPKRLDAATVCSPFLNYHCPDKYAFHLPLSGSACFLCPSPCPAEVNKESTTTVSDEDDEQRVPKTSPLPPCSLPCPSEDHLKGQTYAALPHKLRIKTKALSNLEESGLDSH from the coding sequence ATGGAAAACTTCATGGCACCGCTGAGCACCGTCAGTGAGCTTGCGTTTCAGCAGAGCAAGGCTAAGCTCCTCCACAGCAAGGTGAGCGGTCCCTCCCGGCGCAAGCGGGAGTTCATGCCGGATGAGAAGAAGGACAACATGTACTGGGAGAAGAGGCGCAAGAACAACGAGGCGGCCAAGCGTTCACGGGAGAAGAGGCGTCTCAATGACTTCGCCATGGAGAGCCAGTTGGCTGCTCTCAGCGAGGAGAACGCCATCCTCAGGACAGAGCTGCTGTCCCTGAAGCTGCGCTTTGGGCTCATCAGCCCAGACACCAGCACCTACCAAGGCCACTCCCTCCAGGACTTCCTGGGAGTTTATTTCAGAGGGCGCAGAGCAGCCTCCCCACTCCTTGAGGCTGAGCCCTTTGCTGGGGAGTCCTGCTTCTTCACAACTAAGAGCTTTGTGCCGAAGGTGCTGGAGCCAGCTGATTTTTCCTGCAAAACCTTTGGCCCATCCAGAAACATCCTTGGCTGTGAGGCAAAGCCAGCTCCCATGGACGCACCTGGCCTTCAGCAGCCAAAGAGGCTTGATGCAGCCACAGTTTGCTCTCCATTCCTCAATTACCACTGCCCGGACAAATATGCTTTCCATTTGCCTTTGTCAGGCAGTGCCTGCTTCTTGTGCCCttccccctgtccagctgaggtgAACAAAGAAAGCACCACCACTGTCTCAGATGAAGATGATGAGCAACGAGTGCCCAAAACTTCTCCTCTACCCCcgtgcagcctgccctgcccttcagAAGATCATCTGAAGGGCCAAACCTATGCTGCCCTACCTCACAAGCTCCGGATTAAGACCAAAGCCCTCAGCAATTTGGAGGAGAGCGGCCTGGACTCCCACTGA